In Anaerolineales bacterium, the following proteins share a genomic window:
- a CDS encoding SDR family oxidoreductase, with protein MDPKGKVVIVTGASSGIGEATARQFGREGSKVVLAARRVDKLQALADEINRMGSGAETLVVQADLSKLEDIQSLVKQTMDKYGRIDILVNNAGFGRIDWLEKLDPVKDIQGQFDVNVMGVIQTTRQVLPVMIQQRSGSIIQMCSMAGLVATPTYTVYAACKHAVHGFSEALRREVKPWGIDVSMVYPGGVATEFGAHAGINRKTKATTPKFMLLTAEQVAEAVVSLVRRPRRMWIIPWLWSFTVWMNRNLNGVVDNTTINRFTIPEREEELNAK; from the coding sequence ATGGATCCCAAAGGCAAAGTTGTGATCGTGACGGGGGCGTCGTCAGGAATTGGCGAGGCGACCGCGCGTCAGTTCGGGCGCGAGGGATCGAAAGTCGTCCTCGCCGCGCGTCGTGTGGACAAACTCCAAGCGCTCGCCGACGAAATCAACCGCATGGGGTCTGGCGCGGAAACGCTCGTGGTGCAGGCAGACCTTTCCAAACTTGAAGATATTCAATCGCTCGTCAAACAAACAATGGATAAGTATGGGCGAATTGATATTCTCGTAAACAACGCCGGCTTTGGACGCATTGATTGGCTGGAGAAGCTCGACCCGGTGAAAGATATTCAGGGACAGTTCGATGTGAATGTGATGGGCGTGATCCAGACGACGCGGCAGGTGTTGCCAGTGATGATCCAGCAGAGATCTGGCTCGATCATCCAAATGTGCTCGATGGCAGGACTTGTCGCCACTCCAACCTATACGGTGTATGCCGCGTGCAAACATGCCGTGCATGGATTTTCCGAAGCGCTGAGGCGCGAAGTCAAACCGTGGGGCATAGATGTTTCAATGGTTTATCCAGGCGGCGTCGCGACCGAGTTCGGCGCGCATGCGGGCATCAACCGCAAGACAAAAGCGACAACGCCGAAATTCATGTTGCTCACCGCGGAGCAAGTGGCTGAAGCCGTTGTGTCGCTCGTCCGACGCCCGCGCAGGATGTGGATCATCCCATGGCTATGGTCGTTCACAGTCTGGATGAACCGCAACTTGAATGGGGTGGTGGATAACACGACCATCAATCGCTTCACCATCCCTGAGCGCGAAGAGGAATTGAACGCGAAATAA